The following is a genomic window from Loktanella sp. M215.
ATCAGCCTGGTCAACGATATCCTTGATCTGGAAAAGATCAGCGCCGGCAAGATGGAGTTCAACATCAAGCGCCACGACGCCGCCGCTCTGGTCGCCGAAGCGCTGGAAAACAACCGCCCGCTTCTGTTGCGCAACAAGCTGACGTTCCGGGTCGTGGACCGGTCCGACGGCGCCCAGATCCTCGTCGACTCCGACCGGATGGCGCAGGTCCTCAGCAATCTTCTGTCGAACGCCTGCAAGTTCGCCCCACCCCGCAGCGCGATCCTGGTCGAGATCCAGCGCAGCGACAACATGGTCCGTTTCAACGTCACCGATCGTGGCCCCGGCGTGCCGGCCGCCTTTCGCAGCCGCATCTTCGGCGCCTTTTCGCAGGCGGACAGTTCGGACACCCGGCAGAAGGGTGGCACCGGTCTGGGCCTGAACATCTCTCGTCAGATGGTCGAGAAGATGGGCGGAGAGATCGGCTTTGACAGCGAACCCGATGTGCGAACCACGTTCCATTTCACCTGCCCGCAGGCCGGCCTGCCGCAACCGCAACCGGACGTGCCACAGGCCACGACAGACGCGCAGTCCAAAAAGGCCGTTCTGCACCTGGAGGATGATGAAGATTTCGCGGAAGTCATCGTCTACGGTCTGTCGGATCTGGCTGACATCACCAAGGCCGCGACATTGTCAGAGGCGCGGCTGCGCATGACGGAACGGAATTATGACTTGATCCTGGTGGACTGGGTGCTGCGCGACGGGGACGTCTCCAGCCTGCTTGACGAACTTCTCATCGCACAACCCACCGCACGGATCGTCGTCTTGTCCTCCTCGGACACGGCAAGGGCCGAAACACGCGTGGATCTGGCGATGACGAAATCCCGCGATGGCCTGCCCGGCATCGTCGCCAATCTCAAGCAAGAGATGATGAAAACGGCCGCAGCCTGACAAGATGGCCCCTGGCGGCACGGCCCTGCATTTCACTTCGCAGAGCCATAAACTTGCCTCAAACCGATTTTAATAAAAACATCAGAGTAAAAGTGGACGGCCTTGCAAACCGAACTCTTGTCAGACCTTTATCGCAGGACGACTTTTTTATGCGAGCTTCTGTTTCATCATCACGGTTCGCTCTGCGATCTGTCACAGCCGGCGCAGCCGGTGTGCTCATCTATAAAACGCAACCCTTCAGCCACCTCGACGCAACCTCTGCCAGCGTGATCGCATTGACGGTCGGACTGGTTGGACTGGCCGCCGCCCCGCGCCGCGCCGCCGGACCCGCGACGGTCGTCGCAGCAAGCCCGGTGAAACAGGACGTCGCAGCGCTCGATATCCACGCCATCGTCATCAGGACCGACGAACAGGGTGAAATCCGCCACGTCAACGACCGCTTCCTCGCTCTGACCGGCTATGAACGTAACGCAATCATCGGACGCCCGCTGGCGGTGCTGCATCACCCCAAGGACACCGAACCGCAGGCTCAGGCGGCAAAGGCCTTGGCCGCGGGCGACAGTTGGTCGGGCGAAACCCGGATTGTCGGCAAGGACGGCATCGTGCTGTGGACCCGTGCCACCGCCCTGCCCGATCTGGACGCCGACGGCCGGCGCTGCGGGACGTTGCGGGTTTATTCGGACATCAGCCGCCAAAAGGAATCACTGGCTGCCCGCATCGCCACCGCCAGCCTGAACCTGCTGACCGAACCGGTGTTCATGATCAGCACCGACAACTATGAACTGACCTTTGCCAACGATGCGGCCGCGAAGCTGTTCGACTGGAACCGCGACGACATGTCGGTGATCAACGTCAGATCCCTGCCCCTCGATTGCGACCGTGCCGCCGTCGGCCGGCAGATCGCAGCATTGCTGGCCCACGAAATCAACAGCTTTACCTTCGAAGCGATGCACGATGACACGCCTTTCCGCGTCGACGTCCAGTTGGTCGAACACCCCGAGATCGGCGCGCGAGTCTATGTCGTCCTGCGCGATCAGGTGGCGATCAAGGCCGCCGGGCGCGCCAAGGACGAGCTGGTCGCGACCGTCAGCCACGAATTGCGCACGCCGCTGACCTCGATCAAGGGGGCGCTTGGCCTGATCCGCTCCGGTGTTGCGGGCGATCTGACCGACAAGATCCGCGACCTGCTGGACATTGCCTATCGCAACGCCGACCGACTGGTGTTGATCGTGAACGACATCCTCGATCTGGAAAAGCTGGCGGCCGGTCAGATGGACTATGACATGCGGCGGCAGGATCTGGTCCAGACAGTGAAAGAGTCGATTGCCGCGAACGAGGCCTTCGCCACCCGCTTTGGCGTCTCGATCCGGCTGATCGCCCCGGCTGCGCCGGCCATCGTCTGCTATGACAACGACCGCATCCATCAGGTGATGACGAACCTCATTTCAAACGCCTGCAAGTTCTCGGCCACCGGGACCGAGATCGAGATCAGTATTGAATCCGTGGAACAGACGCTGCGCATCAGCGTGGCCGACAAGGGCATCGGCATCCCCGCCAGTGCGCTGGAACGAATCTTCGACCGCTTTACGCAGGTCGGCAAGACCAGCCGCGCCCGTCAGGGCGGCACCGGGCTGGGCCTGAGCATCGTCAAGGGCATCGTCGAAAGCCACGGTGGAACTGTCGTCTTGTCCAGCGTCGAAGGTCAGGGCACTACTGTCACAATTACCCTGCAACGCGCATCTGACGCGGAACATCTCGCGGTCCCGCGCCGCGCCACCGGAGCTATGAGCTGACATGTCCCCTGCCCCGATCCGCCTTCTGCACGTTGAAGATGACCTCGACATCCTTGAAATCGCCTCCATGTCGCTTGAAATGGCGGGCGGTTTCGACGTCAGGCAATGCGAAAACGCCGCCGAAGCGCTGCGCGTCGCGCCAAACTTCAAGCCCGATGTCATGCTGTTCGACATGATGCTGCCTGAAATGAGCGGCACGCAACTGCTGTCCGCGATCCGTCTCGTGCCCGGCTTTGCCGACATCCCCGTCATCTTCATGACCGCGCGCGCGCAGCCGCACGAGCGGCGCGACCTGATCGACCGGGGCGCGGTCGAGGTGATCGTGAAACCCTTCGATCCGGTCAAGCTGGGCGATCAGATCCGGGACATCCTCGCCACCTGCTGACCACGGCTGTCCCTGCCGCACGGCCCCATCGACCGTCGCCATCCTGACGCCACGCAATCCAAGAATTTCAGTCGGGATTATATCTTGACTGTTTTACTTTGGGGGGCGTAGACAAGGCGTGCCGACGAGATGAACCCCGCCGTGCTTTGGCCACATCCGGCCCCAGGGACACCTTCGTCATGGCCCACGACCTGCCGCATTCGTCCACGTTGCCCCAGTTTCTGGGTGCCGCGTCCAAAGGCTACGCCGGGCAGGTGCAGGCCATTGCGGTCGCTGACCTGCGGTCCAGCCTGTCGGCCACGGAAATGGAGCGGCGTCTGATCGAGCTGGGCTTCGTCGAAGGCGCGCGGGTCCAGATCCTGCATCAGGGCCTGTTCGGACGCGACCCGATCGCCGTGCGCGTCAACGGGTCCACCGTGGCCCTGCGCCGCCGCGAGGCGATGGCCATTCAGGTCGCATAGAACTCAATCGGGACCTTTTCCCATGGCGGACGGCTCACCCCCCCATGACCTGCGCTTTGCCATTGTCGGCGCGCCGAACTGCGGCAAGACCGCTGTCTTCAACGCCCTGACCGGCGGCCGGCAGAAGGTCGGCAACTACGCCGGCGTCACGGTCGAGCGCAAATCAGGCAAGGCCCACACACCCGCCGGGCGCACGCTGAACATCATCGACCTGCCCGGCACCTATTCCCTGCGCGCCCGCAGCCCGGACGAGGAAGCCACCCGCGACGTCGTCCTCGGCACCCACCCGGGCGAGGCCGCACCGGACCTGCTGCTGGTCGTGGCCGACGCGACCTCGCCCCGGTCCGGCCTGCGTCTGGTGATGGAACTGCGTCAGGTCGGGCGGCCCATGATCCTTGTCATGAATATGATCGACATCGCCCGGCACCGGGGAATCACCGTCGATCTGGACCGGCTCAGCCGCGATCTTGGGATTCCTGTCGTCGCCTCGACTGCCGTGCGGCGCGGCGGGCAGGACGATCTGTGGCAGGCGCTGGATGCCGCCGTCGCCGCCGGCATCGCCCCCGCGCAGGACAACCGCTGGACCCCGCCCACCGCCGCCGATCTGCGCCAGTCCCAGCGGGCCGCGGACGCCCTGATCGCCGCCGCCGTGATCCAGCCGGACAAGCCCGATACCGTGACCAACCGCATCGACGGCGTGCTGCTGCACCCGGTCTGGGGGCTGGTGATCCTGCTGGCGCTGCTGTTCGTCATGTTTCAGGCCGTCTTCAGCTGGGCCACGCCCGCGATGGACGCGATCGCCTGGGTCTTCGCGCACATCAGCCTTCTGATCGGTCAGATCCTGCCACCGGGCCTTGTCCAAAGCTTCCTGCGTGACGGCGTGATCTCTGGCGTCGGCGGTGTCCTCGTGTTCCTGCCGCAGATTCTGATCCTGTTCCTCTTCATCCTCCTGCTCGAGGATCTCGGTTACATGGCGCGCGCCGCCTTCCTGATGGACCGGATCATGGGCGGCGCGGGCCTGCATGGCCGCGCGTTCATCCCACTGCTGTCCAGTTTCGCTTGCGCCATTCCCGGCATCATGGCCGCGCGCGTCATCGACAACCGCCGCGACCGGCTGACGACGATCCTCGTCGCACCGCTCATCACCTGTTCGGCGCGCATCCCGGTCTATACCCTCATCATCTCGGCCTTCGTCCCCGCGCGGCAGGTCGCGGGCGTGTTCAACCTGCAAGGCCTCGTGATGTTCGGCCTCTACGCTGCCGGGATCATGGCCGCCCTTGGGGCTGCGGCAGTGGCAAAGTTCGTGTTCTGGCGCGAACAACTCTCGCCGCCCTTCATGCTGGAACTGCCTGATTACAAGATGCCCCGCGCCCGCGACGTGGGCCGCGGCCTGATGACCCGCGCGCGGATCTTCATCAAGCGGGCGGGCACGACGATCTTTTCGATGACGGTCCTGATCTGGGTGCTGGCGACCTTTCCCCGCCCGCCCGCAGGCGCCACCGAACCCGGCATCTTCTACAGTTTTGCCGCCATGATAGGCCACCTGATCGAACCCGTGCTGGCCCCCATCGGGTTCAACTGGCAGATCAGCGTCGCCCTGATCCCCGGCATGGCCGCGAGAGAGGTCGCTGTCTCGGCCCTTGGCACCGTCTATGCCATCCAGGGCGACAACGGCCTGATCGGCCAGACCCTCGCCAACAGCTGGAGCCTTGCAACAGCCCTGTCGTTCCTCGTGTGGTACATCTTCGCGCCGCAATGCGCCTCGACCCTCGCCGTGATCCGGCGCGAGACGGGCGGCTGGACGTGGATGTGGGTGACCTTCGGCTACATGCTGGGGCTGGCCTATCTGGCGTCGTTCCTCACCTACCAGATCGCCGTCATTCTTGGCGCAGGTTAAGGCCCGGACAGAAAACTGCGCCGCCCCTCTGGACGGCATCCGGCGGTCGTCTAGTTTGCTGAGGTAACGCGACCGGGTCCACCGGGACGATAGGCCACCGGGGACTCAGCACTTCATGACATTCAAACCGTTCGCCGCCCCGACCGCGCTGCTGGCCCTTGGCGCCTGCGTCGGACGGCAATCGGTCCTTGATCCGGCCGGGCGCGATGCGAACACGCTGCTGACGCTTTTCGCCGTCATGCTGGCCGGGTTGATCGTGCTGTGGCTGGCGGTGAACGGCATGATGCTGTTCTTCAACAAGATCAGCACGCGCCACTATGACGAATCCACCGCCCGCAAGCTGATCGTCGGCGGCGGCATCGTATTGCCGACGCTGGTGATCGCCGCCCTGCTTGCCTGGGGCCTGTCGATCATGCCCGACCAGCGCGCCCCCGGCGACGGGTTGCGGATCAAGGTCACCGGCGAACAATGGTGGTGGCGTGTCGAATACTGGCCCGAAGGCGCCGCCACGCCCATCGTCGCCGCCAACGAAATCCGCCTGCCCGTGGACGCGCGGACCGAATTCAACCTGACCAGCGCCTACGTCATCCACTCCTTCTGGATCCCCGCCCTGGGGGGCAAGATGGACATGTTCCCGGGCCGCGAGACGATGATCTCTCTGGAACCGACCGAGGCCGGCACCTTCCGCGGCCAATGCGCCGAATTCTGCGGCGCGTCCCACGCCCAGATGGCGTTCGATGTCGTGACCCTGCCGCAGGACGACTTCGACGTCTGGCTCGCGGCAGAGGCCGCCCCGGCCATGGCAACCGACGGTGCACAAGCGCAGCGCGGGGCCGAGGTCTTCCTCGCGGAAGGCTGCGGTGCCTGTCACGCGGTCCGTGGCACCGAGGCCGTGGGTCAGGTCGGCCCGGACCTGACCCATGTCGGCAGCCGCAAAAGCCTCGGCGCCGGGGTGCTGGAACCCACCATCGCGAATATCGCCGACTGGATTGCCCATACGGACGACCTGAAGCCCGAGGTGGAAATGCCCGCCTATACTGACATGCCCGAGGACGACCTGATGGCGCTGGCGACTTACCTGAAGGGCCTGAAATGAAATACTCCGGCACCCACCGCCCGCAGCCCGAAGGCATCTGGCCCCCGACCGAGGACATGCTGGCCGCCCCCGTCGATCGCGCGGAACAGGCCAAGCGCGAGGACCGTCTGCGCAGGGCCTGGGATGAACCCACCGGCATCGCCTACTGGACTGCCGTCAACAACGACAAGGTCGGCGCGTGGTATTCGCTGACCGCGCTCTTCTTCATGCTCTGCGCCGGGGTCTTGGCGCTGCTGATGCGGGTGCAGCTGGCGGTGCCGGACAACCAGTTCCTTGACGCGGACCGGTTCAACCAGTTCTTCACGATGCACGGCTCCGCGATGATGTTCCTCTTCGCCGTCCCGATGTTCGAGGCGATCTCGATCCTCGTCCTGCCCGCCTTCCTCGGCGCGCGGGACATGCCATTTCCGCGCCTTTCGGCCTACGGCTACTGGTGCTTCCTGATCGGCGGCGTGTTCGTCATGGGGTCAGTGCTGTTCGACAGCGGCCCGCGCGGCGGCTGGTTCATGTATCCGCCCCTGTCCACGATGGACGAAGGGGTGGGCGCGGACATCTGGCTGCTGGGGTTGTCGTTCATTGAGGTCGCCTCCATAGCCGCCGCCGTCGAACTGATCGTCGGCGTCCTGAAATGCCGCCCGCCCGGCATGCGCGTCAACCTGATGCCGCTTTACGCGTGGTATGTGCTGGTCGTCGGCGGCATGATCCTCTTCGCCTTCCCGCCCCTGATCGCCGGTGATTTCCTGTTCGAGATGGAGCGCAGCTTCGACTGGCCCTTCTTCGACCCCACCCGCGGCGGCGATCCGATGCTGTGGCAGCACCTGTTCTGGATCTTCGGCCATCCAGAGGTCTACATCATCTTCCTCCCCTCCATCGCCATCGCGGCGATGGTGGTGCCGACGGTCGCGCAGCGTCCCATCGTCGGCTATTCCTGGATCGTGTTGTCAGCGGTCGGCGTCGGCTTTCTAAGCTTCGGCCTCTGGGTCCACCACATGTTCACGACAGGCCTGCCCACCATCTCGCTCGGCTTCTTTTCCGCCGCGTCAGAGGCGGTGGTGATCCCCACCGGCATCCAGATCTTCGTCTTTGCCGCCACCTTGATGGTCGGCAAGGTCAAGAAATCCCTGCCGATGCTCTGGATCGCGGGCGCGCTTGCGATCTTCACGCTCGGCGGCCTGACCGGCGTCATGCTGGCGATCGCGCCCTTCAACTGGGCCGTCCACGACACCTATTTCGTCGTCGCGCACCTGCATTACACCCTCTTCGGCGGC
Proteins encoded in this region:
- a CDS encoding response regulator produces the protein MSPAPIRLLHVEDDLDILEIASMSLEMAGGFDVRQCENAAEALRVAPNFKPDVMLFDMMLPEMSGTQLLSAIRLVPGFADIPVIFMTARAQPHERRDLIDRGAVEVIVKPFDPVKLGDQIRDILATC
- the feoB gene encoding ferrous iron transporter B; translated protein: MADGSPPHDLRFAIVGAPNCGKTAVFNALTGGRQKVGNYAGVTVERKSGKAHTPAGRTLNIIDLPGTYSLRARSPDEEATRDVVLGTHPGEAAPDLLLVVADATSPRSGLRLVMELRQVGRPMILVMNMIDIARHRGITVDLDRLSRDLGIPVVASTAVRRGGQDDLWQALDAAVAAGIAPAQDNRWTPPTAADLRQSQRAADALIAAAVIQPDKPDTVTNRIDGVLLHPVWGLVILLALLFVMFQAVFSWATPAMDAIAWVFAHISLLIGQILPPGLVQSFLRDGVISGVGGVLVFLPQILILFLFILLLEDLGYMARAAFLMDRIMGGAGLHGRAFIPLLSSFACAIPGIMAARVIDNRRDRLTTILVAPLITCSARIPVYTLIISAFVPARQVAGVFNLQGLVMFGLYAAGIMAALGAAAVAKFVFWREQLSPPFMLELPDYKMPRARDVGRGLMTRARIFIKRAGTTIFSMTVLIWVLATFPRPPAGATEPGIFYSFAAMIGHLIEPVLAPIGFNWQISVALIPGMAAREVAVSALGTVYAIQGDNGLIGQTLANSWSLATALSFLVWYIFAPQCASTLAVIRRETGGWTWMWVTFGYMLGLAYLASFLTYQIAVILGAG
- a CDS encoding FeoA family protein, with protein sequence MAHDLPHSSTLPQFLGAASKGYAGQVQAIAVADLRSSLSATEMERRLIELGFVEGARVQILHQGLFGRDPIAVRVNGSTVALRRREAMAIQVA
- the coxB gene encoding cytochrome c oxidase subunit II, translating into MTFKPFAAPTALLALGACVGRQSVLDPAGRDANTLLTLFAVMLAGLIVLWLAVNGMMLFFNKISTRHYDESTARKLIVGGGIVLPTLVIAALLAWGLSIMPDQRAPGDGLRIKVTGEQWWWRVEYWPEGAATPIVAANEIRLPVDARTEFNLTSAYVIHSFWIPALGGKMDMFPGRETMISLEPTEAGTFRGQCAEFCGASHAQMAFDVVTLPQDDFDVWLAAEAAPAMATDGAQAQRGAEVFLAEGCGACHAVRGTEAVGQVGPDLTHVGSRKSLGAGVLEPTIANIADWIAHTDDLKPEVEMPAYTDMPEDDLMALATYLKGLK
- a CDS encoding ATP-binding protein gives rise to the protein ISLVNDILDLEKISAGKMEFNIKRHDAAALVAEALENNRPLLLRNKLTFRVVDRSDGAQILVDSDRMAQVLSNLLSNACKFAPPRSAILVEIQRSDNMVRFNVTDRGPGVPAAFRSRIFGAFSQADSSDTRQKGGTGLGLNISRQMVEKMGGEIGFDSEPDVRTTFHFTCPQAGLPQPQPDVPQATTDAQSKKAVLHLEDDEDFAEVIVYGLSDLADITKAATLSEARLRMTERNYDLILVDWVLRDGDVSSLLDELLIAQPTARIVVLSSSDTARAETRVDLAMTKSRDGLPGIVANLKQEMMKTAAA
- a CDS encoding ATP-binding protein gives rise to the protein MLIYKTQPFSHLDATSASVIALTVGLVGLAAAPRRAAGPATVVAASPVKQDVAALDIHAIVIRTDEQGEIRHVNDRFLALTGYERNAIIGRPLAVLHHPKDTEPQAQAAKALAAGDSWSGETRIVGKDGIVLWTRATALPDLDADGRRCGTLRVYSDISRQKESLAARIATASLNLLTEPVFMISTDNYELTFANDAAAKLFDWNRDDMSVINVRSLPLDCDRAAVGRQIAALLAHEINSFTFEAMHDDTPFRVDVQLVEHPEIGARVYVVLRDQVAIKAAGRAKDELVATVSHELRTPLTSIKGALGLIRSGVAGDLTDKIRDLLDIAYRNADRLVLIVNDILDLEKLAAGQMDYDMRRQDLVQTVKESIAANEAFATRFGVSIRLIAPAAPAIVCYDNDRIHQVMTNLISNACKFSATGTEIEISIESVEQTLRISVADKGIGIPASALERIFDRFTQVGKTSRARQGGTGLGLSIVKGIVESHGGTVVLSSVEGQGTTVTITLQRASDAEHLAVPRRATGAMS